The proteins below are encoded in one region of Anguilla anguilla isolate fAngAng1 chromosome 3, fAngAng1.pri, whole genome shotgun sequence:
- the LOC118223421 gene encoding heterogeneous nuclear ribonucleoprotein H-like isoform X3: MSDGEGFVVRVRGLPWSCSVDEVQRFFSDCKIANASSGIHFTYTREGRPSGEAFVELESDDDLKIAVKKDRETMGHRYVEVFKSNSVEMDWVLKHTGPNCPETGGDGLVRMRGLPFGCSKEEIVQFFSGLEIVPNGITLPVDFQGRSSGEAFVQFASQDIAEKALKKHKERIGHRYIEIFQSSRAEVRTHYEPQRKPVGMQRPGPYDRPSGGRGYSAVPRGGSYDRMRRGGYDGRYGDGSSSFQSITGHCVHMRGLPYRATETDIYNFFSPLNPVRVHIEVGPDGRVTGEADVEFATHEDAVAAMSKDKANMQHRYVELFLNSTAGGSNGAYGSQMIGAMANQSAYGPSSQQASGMGGYSDYSNQSGMSSSYYGSGGRGSMGMNGLGMGEGWGM, from the exons ATGTCTGACGGAGAAGGGTTTGTGGTGCGCGTGCGTGGCCTACCGTGGTCCTGCTCGGTGGACGAAGTTCAGAGGTTTTTCTCAG ACTGCAAAATCGCTAACGCCTCCTCGGGGATCCACTTCACGTACACGCGGGAGGGCCGCCCGAGCGGCGAGGCCTTCGTCGAGCTGGAGTCGGACGACGACCTGAAGATCGCCGTCAAGAAGGACAGAGAAACCATGGGACACAGATATGTggaag tgtTCAAATCCAACAGCGTGGAGATGGACTGGGTCCTGAAGCACACGGGGCCCAACTGCCCCGAGACCGGGGGCGACGGCCTGGTCCGGATGCGCGGCCTGCCCTTCGGCTGCAGCAAGGAGGAGATCGTCCAGTTCTTCTCcg GGTTGGAAATCGTGCCAAATGGGATTACATTGCCGGTGGACTTCCAGGGGAGGAGTTCGGGGGAGGCCTTCGTGCAGTTTGCGTCTCAGGATATAGCCGAAAAGGCTCTAAAGAAACACAAGGAAAGGATAGGGCACAG GTACATCGAGATCTTCCAGAGCAGCCGGGCGGAGGTGCGCACGCACTACGAGCCCCAGCGGAAGCCCGTGGGCATGCAGCGGCCCGGCCCGTACGACCGGCccagcggggggcggggctacagcgCCGTGCCGCGCGGCGGCTCGTACGACAGGATGCGCCGCGGGGGCTACG atgGGCGCTATGGCGACGGGAGCTCCTCCTTCCAGAGCATCACGGGCCACTGTGTGCACATGAGGGGGCTTCCTTACCGCGCGACCGAGACGGACATCTACAAC ttcTTCTCCCCGCTGAACCCCGTGCGCGTGCACATCGAGGTCGGGCCGGACGGGCGGGTCACCGGCGAGGCCGACGTGGAGTTCGCCACCCACGAGGACGCCGTGGCGGCCATGTCTAAGGACAAGGCCAACATGC AGCATCGTTATGTGGAGCTGTTCCTGAACtcaacagcagggggcagtaacGGGGCCTACGGGAGCCAGATGATCGGGGCCATGG CCAACCAATCAGCGTACGGGCCCAGCAGCCAACAGGCAAGCGGCATGGGGGGGTACAGCGACTACA GTAATCAGAGTGGAATGAGCAGCAGTTACTATGGCAGCGGTGGGCGTGGCTCCATGGGCATGAATGGCCTGGgtatgggggaggggtggggcatgTAG
- the LOC118223421 gene encoding heterogeneous nuclear ribonucleoprotein H-like isoform X2 produces MSDGEGFVVRVRGLPWSCSVDEVQRFFSDCKIANASSGIHFTYTREGRPSGEAFVELESDDDLKIAVKKDRETMGHRYVEVFKSNSVEMDWVLKHTGPNCPETGGDGLVRMRGLPFGCSKEEIVQFFSGLEIVPNGITLPVDFQGRSSGEAFVQFASQDIAEKALKKHKERIGHRYIEIFQSSRAEVRTHYEPQRKPVGMQRPGPYDRPSGGRGYSAVPRGGSYDRMRRGGYGERHAAAAADTPGGLGVRGFLLYWAGCGVTLRLFLFPRFPIGRPDGRYGDGSSSFQSITGHCVHMRGLPYRATETDIYNFFSPLNPVRVHIEVGPDGRVTGEADVEFATHEDAVAAMSKDKANMQHRYVELFLNSTAGGSNGAYGSQMIGAMANQSAYGPSSQQASGMGGYSDYIR; encoded by the exons ATGTCTGACGGAGAAGGGTTTGTGGTGCGCGTGCGTGGCCTACCGTGGTCCTGCTCGGTGGACGAAGTTCAGAGGTTTTTCTCAG ACTGCAAAATCGCTAACGCCTCCTCGGGGATCCACTTCACGTACACGCGGGAGGGCCGCCCGAGCGGCGAGGCCTTCGTCGAGCTGGAGTCGGACGACGACCTGAAGATCGCCGTCAAGAAGGACAGAGAAACCATGGGACACAGATATGTggaag tgtTCAAATCCAACAGCGTGGAGATGGACTGGGTCCTGAAGCACACGGGGCCCAACTGCCCCGAGACCGGGGGCGACGGCCTGGTCCGGATGCGCGGCCTGCCCTTCGGCTGCAGCAAGGAGGAGATCGTCCAGTTCTTCTCcg GGTTGGAAATCGTGCCAAATGGGATTACATTGCCGGTGGACTTCCAGGGGAGGAGTTCGGGGGAGGCCTTCGTGCAGTTTGCGTCTCAGGATATAGCCGAAAAGGCTCTAAAGAAACACAAGGAAAGGATAGGGCACAG GTACATCGAGATCTTCCAGAGCAGCCGGGCGGAGGTGCGCACGCACTACGAGCCCCAGCGGAAGCCCGTGGGCATGCAGCGGCCCGGCCCGTACGACCGGCccagcggggggcggggctacagcgCCGTGCCGCGCGGCGGCTCGTACGACAGGATGCGCCGCGGGGGCTACGGTGAGcgccacgccgccgccgccgccgacacTCCCGGGGGTTTAGGGGTGCGAGGCTTCCTCCTCTATTGGGCGGGATGTGGTGTAACTCTGcgtctcttcctctttccccgTTTCcccattggtcggccagatgGGCGCTATGGCGACGGGAGCTCCTCCTTCCAGAGCATCACGGGCCACTGTGTGCACATGAGGGGGCTTCCTTACCGCGCGACCGAGACGGACATCTACAAC ttcTTCTCCCCGCTGAACCCCGTGCGCGTGCACATCGAGGTCGGGCCGGACGGGCGGGTCACCGGCGAGGCCGACGTGGAGTTCGCCACCCACGAGGACGCCGTGGCGGCCATGTCTAAGGACAAGGCCAACATGC AGCATCGTTATGTGGAGCTGTTCCTGAACtcaacagcagggggcagtaacGGGGCCTACGGGAGCCAGATGATCGGGGCCATGG CCAACCAATCAGCGTACGGGCCCAGCAGCCAACAGGCAAGCGGCATGGGGGGGTACAGCGACTACA ttaGGTAA
- the LOC118223421 gene encoding heterogeneous nuclear ribonucleoprotein H-like isoform X1, which yields MSDGEGFVVRVRGLPWSCSVDEVQRFFSDCKIANASSGIHFTYTREGRPSGEAFVELESDDDLKIAVKKDRETMGHRYVEVFKSNSVEMDWVLKHTGPNCPETGGDGLVRMRGLPFGCSKEEIVQFFSGLEIVPNGITLPVDFQGRSSGEAFVQFASQDIAEKALKKHKERIGHRYIEIFQSSRAEVRTHYEPQRKPVGMQRPGPYDRPSGGRGYSAVPRGGSYDRMRRGGYGERHAAAAADTPGGLGVRGFLLYWAGCGVTLRLFLFPRFPIGRPDGRYGDGSSSFQSITGHCVHMRGLPYRATETDIYNFFSPLNPVRVHIEVGPDGRVTGEADVEFATHEDAVAAMSKDKANMQHRYVELFLNSTAGGSNGAYGSQMIGAMANQSAYGPSSQQASGMGGYSDYSNQSGMSSSYYGSGGRGSMGMNGLGMGEGWGM from the exons ATGTCTGACGGAGAAGGGTTTGTGGTGCGCGTGCGTGGCCTACCGTGGTCCTGCTCGGTGGACGAAGTTCAGAGGTTTTTCTCAG ACTGCAAAATCGCTAACGCCTCCTCGGGGATCCACTTCACGTACACGCGGGAGGGCCGCCCGAGCGGCGAGGCCTTCGTCGAGCTGGAGTCGGACGACGACCTGAAGATCGCCGTCAAGAAGGACAGAGAAACCATGGGACACAGATATGTggaag tgtTCAAATCCAACAGCGTGGAGATGGACTGGGTCCTGAAGCACACGGGGCCCAACTGCCCCGAGACCGGGGGCGACGGCCTGGTCCGGATGCGCGGCCTGCCCTTCGGCTGCAGCAAGGAGGAGATCGTCCAGTTCTTCTCcg GGTTGGAAATCGTGCCAAATGGGATTACATTGCCGGTGGACTTCCAGGGGAGGAGTTCGGGGGAGGCCTTCGTGCAGTTTGCGTCTCAGGATATAGCCGAAAAGGCTCTAAAGAAACACAAGGAAAGGATAGGGCACAG GTACATCGAGATCTTCCAGAGCAGCCGGGCGGAGGTGCGCACGCACTACGAGCCCCAGCGGAAGCCCGTGGGCATGCAGCGGCCCGGCCCGTACGACCGGCccagcggggggcggggctacagcgCCGTGCCGCGCGGCGGCTCGTACGACAGGATGCGCCGCGGGGGCTACGGTGAGcgccacgccgccgccgccgccgacacTCCCGGGGGTTTAGGGGTGCGAGGCTTCCTCCTCTATTGGGCGGGATGTGGTGTAACTCTGcgtctcttcctctttccccgTTTCcccattggtcggccagatgGGCGCTATGGCGACGGGAGCTCCTCCTTCCAGAGCATCACGGGCCACTGTGTGCACATGAGGGGGCTTCCTTACCGCGCGACCGAGACGGACATCTACAAC ttcTTCTCCCCGCTGAACCCCGTGCGCGTGCACATCGAGGTCGGGCCGGACGGGCGGGTCACCGGCGAGGCCGACGTGGAGTTCGCCACCCACGAGGACGCCGTGGCGGCCATGTCTAAGGACAAGGCCAACATGC AGCATCGTTATGTGGAGCTGTTCCTGAACtcaacagcagggggcagtaacGGGGCCTACGGGAGCCAGATGATCGGGGCCATGG CCAACCAATCAGCGTACGGGCCCAGCAGCCAACAGGCAAGCGGCATGGGGGGGTACAGCGACTACA GTAATCAGAGTGGAATGAGCAGCAGTTACTATGGCAGCGGTGGGCGTGGCTCCATGGGCATGAATGGCCTGGgtatgggggaggggtggggcatgTAG